A part of Thioalkalivibrio sp. ALJ12 genomic DNA contains:
- the trxA gene encoding thioredoxin produces MEEAASITGDDILDVTQESFQQAVLEESARRPVMVDFWAAWCGPCQQLMPLLQQLAAQYAGKFRLAKVNSDEQQALAQQYGVRSLPTVMVFRHGKPVDQFMGVQPEPNIRAMIDRYLEKPSDRIIEQAREQAKTGDVDGALATLRAALEEDPDNGDLRIELARALAQSGDADAAEAELNKLPLDQHEQDAVKELRARLVFAKTAAGIDPQAVATEIQSGNPSPEALEKMAAYAILSGRAEEALGLYLQLMKQHRAYNDGAGQKGLLAAFKVLGDDHPLVGQYRRQMASLLY; encoded by the coding sequence ATGGAAGAAGCCGCGAGCATAACCGGCGACGATATCCTCGACGTCACCCAGGAAAGCTTCCAGCAGGCCGTGCTGGAAGAATCCGCCCGCCGCCCGGTCATGGTCGACTTCTGGGCCGCCTGGTGCGGGCCCTGCCAGCAGCTGATGCCGCTCCTGCAGCAACTGGCCGCGCAGTACGCCGGCAAGTTCCGCCTGGCCAAGGTCAACAGCGACGAGCAGCAGGCCCTGGCCCAGCAGTACGGCGTGCGCAGCCTGCCCACCGTGATGGTGTTTCGCCACGGCAAGCCGGTGGACCAGTTCATGGGCGTACAGCCGGAGCCGAACATCCGCGCGATGATCGACCGCTACCTGGAAAAGCCCTCGGACAGGATCATCGAACAGGCGCGCGAACAGGCGAAAACCGGCGATGTGGACGGTGCCCTGGCCACGCTCAGGGCCGCGCTCGAGGAAGACCCCGACAATGGCGACCTGCGCATCGAGCTGGCCCGAGCGCTGGCCCAGTCTGGCGATGCGGACGCCGCCGAAGCGGAGCTGAACAAGCTGCCGCTGGACCAGCACGAACAGGACGCGGTGAAGGAACTGCGTGCGCGACTAGTCTTCGCCAAGACCGCAGCCGGCATCGACCCGCAGGCCGTGGCGACGGAGATCCAGTCCGGCAACCCCAGCCCCGAGGCACTGGAGAAGATGGCCGCCTACGCGATCCTCTCGGGCCGCGCCGAGGAGGCGCTGGGGCTGTACCTGCAACTGATGAAGCAGCACCGCGCCTACAACGACGGCGCTGGCCAGAAGGGCCTGCTGGCCGCATTCAAGGTGCTGGGGGATGACCATCCGCTGGTCGGACAGTACCGGCGGCAGATGGCGTCACTTCTGTACTAA
- a CDS encoding nodulation protein NfeD, with product MKRGGMRLWRTVIWLAFLLLGAGWLAMSTLADTGQRQALVLTVEDAIGPATGDYIRRGIERAEAEDAEIMVLMLDTPGGLDSSMRSIIRNILQSDVPVVTYVHPSGARAASAGTYILYGSHVAAMTPATNLGSATPVQMGGGGLPGMDPPEEEEEEATDETNGNGDNGNGNGNGNGNGDNGEVEPATEEELLEDDPPSPRRGGDAMERKVLEDAVSYIRGLAERYDRNAEWAEETVREGSNLTATAALEQNVIDFVADNLDDLLAQIDGHTVRMHDGERTLSTEGLEIVRMDPDWRTQLLSLITNPNIAYILMLIGIYGIIFELANPGAIYPGVIGSIALILAFFALQVMPVNYAGLALMLLGMIFMIAEAFVPSFGALGIGGIVAFTVGSIILWDDPQLNVAIPLVIGTAIAIGILSVWVLGRLFSLRGKKPATGYEEMIGMIGEAREDFDQSGRVWVHSEQWNAETSAPVREGQKVRVTAIEGLRLRVEPVTEEDTPGTASAG from the coding sequence ATGAAGCGAGGCGGCATGCGCCTCTGGCGAACCGTAATCTGGCTGGCGTTCCTGCTGCTGGGGGCCGGCTGGCTGGCGATGTCCACGCTGGCGGACACCGGGCAGCGGCAGGCACTGGTGCTGACCGTGGAAGATGCCATTGGTCCGGCCACCGGCGATTACATCCGCCGCGGTATCGAGCGCGCGGAGGCCGAGGACGCCGAGATCATGGTCCTGATGCTGGATACCCCGGGCGGGCTGGATTCCAGCATGCGCAGCATTATCCGCAACATCCTGCAATCGGATGTCCCGGTGGTCACCTATGTCCACCCTTCGGGTGCCCGCGCGGCCAGTGCCGGGACCTACATCCTCTACGGTTCGCATGTCGCCGCGATGACCCCGGCCACCAACCTCGGTTCTGCCACGCCGGTGCAGATGGGCGGAGGCGGCCTGCCGGGCATGGATCCGCCGGAAGAGGAGGAAGAAGAGGCCACCGACGAGACCAATGGCAATGGCGACAACGGTAACGGTAACGGCAACGGCAACGGCAACGGCGACAACGGCGAGGTCGAACCGGCCACCGAGGAGGAACTGCTGGAAGACGATCCCCCCTCACCCCGCCGGGGCGGCGACGCGATGGAGCGCAAGGTGCTGGAAGATGCGGTGTCCTACATCCGCGGCCTGGCCGAGCGCTACGACCGCAACGCCGAGTGGGCCGAGGAGACAGTGCGCGAGGGCTCCAACCTGACCGCGACTGCCGCGCTGGAACAGAACGTGATCGATTTCGTCGCGGACAACCTCGACGACCTGCTGGCGCAGATCGACGGCCATACCGTGCGTATGCACGACGGCGAGCGGACGCTGTCGACCGAGGGGCTGGAGATTGTGCGCATGGATCCGGACTGGCGCACCCAGTTGCTGTCGCTGATCACCAACCCGAATATCGCCTACATCCTGATGCTGATCGGGATATACGGCATCATCTTCGAGCTGGCCAATCCGGGCGCGATCTATCCCGGGGTGATCGGCTCGATCGCGCTGATACTGGCGTTCTTCGCGCTGCAGGTGATGCCGGTGAACTACGCGGGCCTGGCGCTGATGCTGCTGGGCATGATTTTCATGATTGCAGAGGCCTTCGTACCCAGTTTCGGGGCGCTGGGCATAGGAGGAATCGTGGCCTTTACTGTTGGCTCCATCATCCTGTGGGACGACCCGCAGCTGAATGTGGCGATCCCGCTGGTGATTGGCACTGCCATCGCTATCGGCATCCTGTCGGTCTGGGTGCTGGGCCGGCTGTTCAGCCTGCGTGGCAAGAAGCCCGCCACCGGCTACGAAGAGATGATCGGCATGATCGGCGAGGCGCGCGAGGACTTCGACCAAAGCGGTCGAGTCTGGGTCCACAGCGAACAGTGGAACGCGGAGACTTCGGCACCGGTCCGCGAAGGACAGAAGGTGCGGGTGACCGCAATCGAAGGACTCAGGCTTCGGGTCGAACCCGTGACTGAAGAAGACACCCCGGGCACTGCCTCGGCCGGCTAG
- a CDS encoding slipin family protein: MNDLGFFVVPLVILVAIIVMSIKVLREYERGVIFFLGRFQSVKGPGLIIVIPGIQQMVRIDLRIITLDVPSQDVISQDNVTVRVNAVLYFRVVDSAKSVIQVEDYYAATSQLAQTTLRSVLGKHDLDEMLSERDKLNNDIQEILDSQTDAWGIKVTNVEIKHVDLDDSMIRAIARQAEAERERRAKVIHAEGELQAAEKLVQAAQQMEASPAALQLRYLQTMSDMSTNGNANSIFFPLPLELTKVFENLAGKFRAENPEAPGNPMGGLGNPGNPGNPGGNP, from the coding sequence ATGAACGATCTCGGTTTCTTTGTCGTCCCGCTAGTCATCCTGGTCGCCATCATCGTGATGTCGATCAAGGTGCTGCGCGAGTACGAGCGCGGCGTCATCTTCTTCCTCGGCCGTTTCCAGTCGGTGAAGGGCCCGGGCCTGATCATCGTGATTCCGGGCATCCAGCAGATGGTGCGGATCGACCTGCGCATCATCACACTCGACGTGCCCAGTCAGGACGTGATCTCGCAGGACAACGTGACGGTGCGGGTGAACGCGGTGCTGTACTTCCGCGTGGTGGATTCCGCCAAGTCGGTCATCCAGGTCGAGGATTACTACGCTGCGACCAGTCAGCTCGCGCAGACCACGCTGCGCTCCGTGCTCGGCAAGCATGACCTGGACGAGATGCTCTCCGAGCGCGACAAGCTGAACAACGACATCCAGGAGATCCTCGATTCACAGACCGATGCCTGGGGCATCAAGGTCACCAATGTCGAGATCAAGCATGTCGACCTGGACGACTCGATGATCCGCGCGATCGCGCGCCAGGCCGAGGCCGAGCGCGAACGTCGGGCGAAGGTCATCCACGCCGAGGGCGAACTGCAGGCGGCCGAGAAGCTGGTCCAGGCCGCGCAGCAGATGGAGGCGAGCCCGGCCGCGCTGCAGCTGCGTTACCTGCAGACGATGTCCGACATGTCGACGAACGGCAACGCCAACTCGATCTTCTTCCCGCTGCCGCTGGAGCTGACCAAGGTGTTCGAGAACCTCGCCGGCAAGTTCCGCGCGGAGAACCCCGAGGCGCCGGGCAATCCGATGGGTGGTCTCGGCAATCCCGGCAATCCGGGCAACCCGGGAGGTAACCCGTAG
- the xerD gene encoding site-specific tyrosine recombinase XerD → MTAAAVQSDTLDRFLDELWAVEGLSDHTLAAYRRDLEALARWLHGRGVALETASGADLLGFVSARMQAGARPKSITRALSSQRRFYRYLVHQGEREDDPSAGIESPRAGRPLPDSLSESQVDALLAAPELDTAVGLRDRAMLELMYATGLRVSELVGLEQSEVNTRQGVVRVTGKGDKERLVPLGEEAVHWLTRYLREARADLMAGHPPVDTVFVTRRGRGLTRQAFWYRIKHYARVAGIEAPLSPHTLRHAFATHLLDHGADLRVVQMLLGHSSLSTTQIYTHVARARLQSLHAEHHPRG, encoded by the coding sequence GTGACCGCAGCGGCAGTCCAGTCCGACACCCTCGACCGCTTCCTCGACGAGCTCTGGGCGGTCGAGGGCCTGTCGGATCACACCCTGGCGGCCTATCGCCGCGACCTTGAGGCCCTGGCGCGCTGGCTGCACGGGCGCGGGGTCGCGCTGGAGACGGCCAGTGGTGCCGATCTGCTGGGATTCGTCAGCGCCCGCATGCAGGCGGGCGCGCGGCCAAAGTCGATTACCCGTGCCCTGTCCAGCCAGCGGCGCTTCTACCGCTACCTGGTGCACCAGGGCGAGCGCGAGGATGACCCCAGTGCCGGGATCGAGTCCCCGCGCGCCGGGCGCCCGCTGCCGGACAGCCTGTCCGAAAGCCAGGTCGACGCGCTGCTGGCGGCCCCGGAACTGGATACCGCAGTCGGCCTGCGCGACCGCGCGATGCTGGAGCTGATGTACGCGACCGGCCTGCGCGTGTCCGAGCTGGTCGGCCTGGAGCAGTCCGAGGTGAACACCCGCCAGGGCGTGGTGCGCGTGACCGGCAAGGGCGACAAGGAACGCCTGGTGCCGCTGGGGGAGGAGGCCGTGCACTGGCTGACACGCTATCTGCGCGAGGCCCGGGCCGACCTGATGGCCGGTCATCCGCCGGTGGATACCGTGTTTGTAACGCGGCGTGGCCGGGGACTGACGCGTCAGGCCTTCTGGTATCGCATCAAGCACTATGCACGGGTGGCCGGCATCGAGGCGCCGCTGTCGCCGCATACCCTGCGCCACGCGTTCGCGACCCATCTGCTGGACCACGGGGCGGATCTGCGCGTGGTGCAGATGCTGCTGGGCCACTCCAGCCTGTCGACGACGCAAATCTATACCCACGTCGCACGCGCCCGCCTGCAGAGCCTGCATGCGGAACATCATCCCCGCGGCTGA
- a CDS encoding DsbC family protein produces the protein MFVKRALPLAVLLAAFTTTAAATDAIEERMAEVIPNAEIDSIQETGMDGIYEVRYGTEIFYVSGDGKYLLQGNLIDLDTRDNLTQGSLRGVRADMFAEIDDSELVVYSPNGDTRGVLNVFTDPNCPYCREIHQDIPQYLEAGIKVRYLMFPVLGQNSPEIMDRIWCADDREDAMDRAKAGDTLDDIDGSCGTPQDAHMALGQQLNLRGTPALITEDGQQMSGYQEPEAVIERIVGSN, from the coding sequence ATGTTTGTAAAACGCGCACTGCCCCTGGCCGTCCTGCTGGCCGCCTTCACTACCACCGCCGCCGCGACCGATGCCATCGAGGAGCGCATGGCCGAGGTCATCCCCAATGCCGAGATCGACAGCATCCAGGAAACCGGCATGGACGGGATCTACGAGGTGCGCTACGGCACCGAGATCTTCTATGTGTCCGGGGATGGCAAGTACCTGCTGCAGGGCAACCTGATTGACCTGGATACCCGTGACAACCTGACCCAGGGTTCGCTGCGGGGCGTGCGTGCCGACATGTTCGCCGAGATCGACGACAGCGAACTGGTCGTCTATTCACCGAACGGCGACACCCGCGGCGTGCTGAACGTGTTTACCGATCCGAATTGCCCCTACTGCCGCGAGATCCACCAGGACATCCCGCAGTACCTGGAGGCCGGTATCAAGGTGCGCTACCTGATGTTCCCGGTGCTGGGGCAGAACTCCCCGGAGATCATGGACCGGATCTGGTGTGCGGATGACCGCGAGGACGCGATGGATCGCGCCAAGGCCGGTGACACTCTGGACGACATCGACGGCAGCTGCGGCACCCCGCAGGACGCGCACATGGCGCTGGGCCAGCAGCTGAATTTGCGCGGCACCCCGGCCCTGATCACCGAGGACGGCCAGCAGATGTCCGGCTACCAGGAGCCGGAGGCCGTGATCGAACGGATCGTCGGCAGCAACTGA
- the glp gene encoding gephyrin-like molybdotransferase Glp, whose amino-acid sequence MSVPSCDEFDPNALTLEQARAAILQACDALTESETLALESALGRTLAEPVAARIDVPPAAVSAMDGYALRADDAVEGRELMLAGTSAAGHPWDGTVTPGQCVRILTGAVVPDGADVVIMQEQVERVGETGIRLHNGGLAPGHNIRGPGSDTASGTALFARGHVIGAAEIGVLASQGIGELQVLRKPRVAFFSTGDELVPLGQPLGPGQIHDSNRHTLRALLASYPVEALDYGVIRDTEAAVREALERAGQEADLVITTGGVSVGDADHVTRVLQASGQVGFWKIAIKPGRPLAFGRFGNAHFLGLPGNPVAVMTTFALLVRPALQALAGRDTTPPHTISARLVEDLRKTPGRKDFQRAVLATDERGWVVRSAGGQSSHQLRAMSEANAYIVLPRESDGARVGEWVEVLSFREVF is encoded by the coding sequence ATGTCCGTGCCCAGCTGCGACGAATTCGACCCCAACGCACTGACCCTGGAACAGGCGCGCGCGGCCATCCTGCAGGCCTGCGATGCACTGACCGAATCCGAGACGTTGGCACTGGAATCGGCGCTGGGCCGCACCCTGGCCGAGCCGGTCGCCGCCCGTATCGACGTCCCGCCGGCCGCCGTCTCGGCGATGGATGGCTATGCCCTGCGCGCCGACGACGCCGTCGAGGGCCGCGAGCTGATGCTGGCCGGGACTTCGGCCGCCGGGCACCCCTGGGACGGCACGGTGACACCGGGCCAGTGCGTGCGCATCCTGACCGGCGCCGTGGTCCCGGACGGGGCCGACGTCGTGATCATGCAGGAACAGGTCGAGCGCGTCGGCGAAACCGGGATTCGCCTGCACAACGGCGGCCTGGCGCCCGGGCACAACATTCGCGGCCCGGGCAGCGACACTGCCAGCGGGACCGCGCTATTCGCCAGGGGGCATGTCATCGGGGCGGCCGAGATCGGCGTGCTGGCCAGCCAGGGGATCGGCGAGCTGCAAGTACTGCGCAAGCCGCGGGTCGCATTCTTCTCCACCGGCGACGAACTGGTGCCGCTGGGACAGCCGCTGGGACCGGGCCAGATCCATGACTCCAACCGCCACACGCTGCGCGCGCTGCTGGCCTCCTACCCGGTCGAGGCGCTGGACTACGGCGTGATCCGCGATACAGAGGCGGCCGTTCGCGAGGCGCTGGAGCGCGCCGGGCAGGAAGCGGACCTGGTCATCACCACCGGCGGCGTCTCGGTCGGCGATGCCGACCACGTGACTCGTGTCCTGCAGGCCTCGGGCCAGGTCGGCTTCTGGAAGATCGCGATCAAGCCCGGCCGCCCTCTGGCCTTCGGGCGTTTCGGCAACGCCCACTTCCTGGGCCTGCCCGGCAACCCGGTCGCGGTCATGACGACCTTCGCGCTGCTGGTACGCCCTGCCCTGCAGGCCCTGGCCGGACGCGACACCACGCCGCCGCACACCATCAGCGCACGCCTGGTGGAGGACCTGCGCAAGACCCCCGGGCGCAAGGACTTCCAGCGGGCGGTGCTCGCCACCGATGAGCGTGGATGGGTCGTACGTTCGGCCGGCGGCCAGAGCTCGCACCAGCTGCGCGCGATGAGCGAGGCCAATGCCTACATCGTGCTGCCGCGCGAGTCCGACGGGGCGCGCGTGGGCGAATGGGTGGAGGTGCTCTCGTTCCGGGAAGTCTTCTGA
- the lptG gene encoding LPS export ABC transporter permease LptG gives MTTVLGRYVIRQVLIGTALAVVLLVALDAVFAMIDELRDTGTGTYGVTEAMLYVALTLPRRMYEMLPSAALLGGLLWLGNLAANSELTAMRAAGMTLGRFIVWVLQAGLVVVMVMLIIGEFFAPASETRAQALKASAFDEEISVGSMGLWARDGQRMIHAESVLAGNQLIGVRIIEFTGDREPSRITRAARAQFVDGDWRLEDVERSQLSHDRVVAEHREQETIDRLIAPEYFDVLVVEPSQMAALDLSRYIDYLQQNQLDAAPYEVAFWQRFTLPASTFVMLLLAIPFLFGSQREGGAGQRLFIGIAIGVSFVIVMRAITHLGLVYNLPPLLAASLPVLLFLAIALFALRRMAVRA, from the coding sequence ATGACCACGGTGTTGGGGCGCTATGTGATCCGCCAGGTGCTGATCGGCACGGCGTTGGCCGTAGTATTGCTGGTCGCGCTGGACGCGGTGTTCGCGATGATCGACGAGCTGCGCGATACCGGCACCGGCACCTACGGGGTCACCGAGGCGATGCTCTACGTGGCGCTGACCCTGCCGCGGCGGATGTACGAGATGCTGCCCTCGGCGGCCCTGCTGGGCGGGCTCCTGTGGTTGGGCAACCTCGCCGCGAACAGCGAGCTGACGGCGATGCGGGCCGCCGGCATGACCCTGGGCCGGTTCATCGTCTGGGTGCTGCAGGCGGGGCTGGTCGTGGTAATGGTGATGCTGATTATCGGCGAGTTCTTTGCTCCGGCCTCGGAGACGCGTGCCCAGGCGTTGAAGGCCTCGGCCTTCGACGAGGAGATCAGCGTGGGGTCGATGGGGCTTTGGGCACGCGACGGTCAGCGAATGATCCACGCCGAGTCGGTGCTGGCCGGGAATCAGCTGATCGGGGTGCGCATCATCGAGTTCACCGGGGATCGCGAGCCCAGCCGCATCACCCGCGCGGCGCGGGCCCAGTTTGTCGATGGAGATTGGCGGCTGGAGGACGTGGAGCGTTCGCAGCTGTCGCATGACCGCGTGGTCGCCGAACACCGTGAGCAGGAGACGATCGACCGGCTGATCGCCCCCGAGTATTTCGACGTGCTGGTGGTCGAGCCCAGCCAGATGGCCGCGCTCGATCTCTCTCGCTACATCGATTATCTGCAGCAGAATCAGTTGGATGCGGCTCCCTACGAGGTCGCGTTCTGGCAGCGCTTCACCCTGCCGGCCAGTACCTTCGTGATGCTGCTGCTGGCGATCCCGTTCCTGTTCGGCTCGCAGCGCGAGGGCGGCGCCGGCCAGCGCCTGTTTATCGGGATCGCGATCGGGGTCTCGTTCGTGATCGTGATGCGCGCGATCACCCACCTGGGGCTGGTGTACAACCTGCCGCCGCTGCTGGCGGCCAGCCTGCCGGTGTTGCTGTTCCTGGCCATCGCGCTGTTCGCGCTGCGACGCATGGCGGTGCGGGCATGA
- a CDS encoding PilZ domain-containing protein, whose product MERRFQRIPLEFPANLIHANGECPVRVEDISLRGVLVEGAQIPVFEPDAVVTLDIPLSDEARIAFEGRVRWQEGLWLGLEIEAMPLESATHLRRLVELNLGDEALLEREFAAMAESAPTRE is encoded by the coding sequence ATGGAGCGACGGTTTCAACGTATCCCCCTGGAGTTTCCGGCCAACCTGATCCATGCGAACGGGGAATGTCCCGTGCGCGTCGAGGACATATCGCTGCGCGGTGTCCTGGTCGAGGGGGCGCAGATCCCAGTTTTTGAGCCAGATGCCGTGGTCACGCTGGACATCCCTTTGTCCGACGAGGCGCGGATCGCGTTCGAGGGTCGCGTACGCTGGCAGGAGGGCCTGTGGCTGGGACTCGAGATCGAGGCGATGCCGCTGGAATCGGCGACGCACCTGCGCCGCCTGGTCGAGCTCAATCTGGGTGACGAGGCCCTGCTGGAGCGGGAATTTGCCGCCATGGCCGAGTCCGCCCCGACTCGCGAATAA
- a CDS encoding OsmC family protein: protein MLEYELRVERLDSHGSVASAKQAEITLDTDMDGRDDALSPPELLLASLGACMVRGIQRALPMLRMEIDTLSIQLRGWRQDDPPAIARIEYRIEVGTDDDEEMLEILHRNVQKGTIYSTLAAGTELTGELVAST from the coding sequence ATGCTCGAATACGAGTTGCGCGTTGAACGACTGGACTCGCACGGCAGTGTGGCCAGCGCCAAGCAGGCCGAGATCACCCTGGACACCGACATGGACGGGCGTGACGATGCGCTGAGCCCGCCGGAGCTGCTGCTCGCATCGCTGGGGGCCTGCATGGTGAGGGGTATTCAGCGGGCCCTGCCAATGTTGCGCATGGAGATCGACACCCTGTCGATCCAGTTGCGTGGCTGGCGCCAGGACGACCCGCCCGCAATCGCCAGAATCGAGTACCGCATCGAAGTCGGGACCGACGACGATGAGGAGATGCTGGAGATCCTGCACCGCAACGTGCAGAAGGGCACGATCTACTCGACCCTGGCCGCTGGGACCGAACTCACCGGAGAGCTCGTCGCCAGCACCTGA
- a CDS encoding GDSL-type esterase/lipase family protein: MIAPLRRIFLAGGLAGLLALLAGCGGSGPGDLEPLPRAATVLAFGDSVTHGTGASRGEDFPARLAEITGWQVVNDGVPGDRADSARGRLGPSLREHEPDLVIIGLGGNDFLRQRAAPAVKEDLRALIHEVREHGAQPLLLGVPSASAFAAATGRLRDDGIYGELAREEEVPLIDGVLSGVLSNGDLRADRIHPNAAGYQQMAEQIADGLEESGLWLAP; the protein is encoded by the coding sequence ATGATCGCTCCCTTGCGGCGGATATTTCTCGCGGGCGGTTTGGCGGGGCTGCTGGCCCTGCTCGCCGGCTGTGGTGGTAGCGGACCCGGTGACCTGGAGCCGCTGCCGCGCGCGGCCACGGTGCTGGCGTTCGGGGACAGCGTGACCCACGGGACGGGCGCCTCGCGCGGGGAAGATTTCCCGGCGCGTCTGGCCGAGATCACTGGCTGGCAGGTGGTGAACGACGGCGTGCCCGGCGACCGGGCGGACAGCGCGCGTGGCCGGCTGGGCCCCAGCCTGCGCGAGCACGAGCCCGATCTGGTGATCATCGGTCTCGGCGGCAATGACTTCCTGCGCCAGCGCGCCGCGCCGGCGGTCAAGGAGGACCTGCGGGCCCTGATCCACGAGGTGCGCGAGCATGGCGCCCAGCCCCTGCTGCTTGGCGTGCCCTCGGCCTCGGCCTTCGCGGCCGCCACGGGGCGCCTGCGTGACGACGGCATCTATGGCGAGTTGGCGCGCGAGGAGGAGGTCCCGCTAATCGACGGGGTGCTGTCAGGGGTGCTCTCGAACGGCGACCTGCGCGCGGATCGCATCCACCCCAACGCGGCCGGCTATCAGCAAATGGCGGAGCAAATCGCCGACGGGCTGGAGGAATCAGGCCTGTGGCTTGCCCCCTGA
- a CDS encoding RDD family protein produces MSQDPKNIEGLPAGLLRRFGAIIYDALLLIAIWMVLGMIVVALGNLTGWYSTRAHFIANLFVGWAFFFWFWTRTGQTLGLQTWNIQLRTEHGQPVNAWQATLRYLVAAAQWLVVLMAIWAVREHGAVATVAVTAAAIFALGLSQFHPRRWMLHDWLSGTELVRIPGLAKPRWKKDKAA; encoded by the coding sequence ATGAGCCAAGACCCCAAGAATATCGAAGGCCTGCCCGCCGGCCTGCTGCGCCGCTTCGGCGCGATCATCTACGACGCCCTGCTGTTGATCGCGATCTGGATGGTGCTGGGCATGATCGTGGTGGCACTGGGCAACCTGACCGGCTGGTACTCCACCCGCGCGCATTTCATCGCCAACCTGTTCGTGGGCTGGGCATTCTTTTTCTGGTTCTGGACGCGCACCGGGCAGACCCTGGGCCTGCAGACCTGGAACATCCAGCTGCGCACCGAGCATGGCCAGCCGGTCAACGCCTGGCAGGCCACGCTGCGCTATCTGGTGGCGGCCGCCCAGTGGCTGGTGGTGCTGATGGCGATCTGGGCGGTGCGCGAACACGGCGCCGTGGCGACCGTGGCGGTTACCGCCGCAGCGATCTTCGCGCTGGGGCTGTCGCAGTTCCATCCACGGCGCTGGATGCTGCACGACTGGCTGTCCGGGACCGAGCTGGTACGCATCCCGGGCCTCGCCAAACCACGCTGGAAAAAAGACAAGGCGGCCTGA
- the mobA gene encoding molybdenum cofactor guanylyltransferase MobA, which translates to MHPPLGLVLAGGQGRRMGGRNKGWVEYQGRPLVEQVIERLRPQVDSIVISANTDIDRYQALGFPCLPDTRPDYPGPLAGIAATWAHAPGHTLLCVPVDAPHLPPNLAARLGQALGSCAAPAAIAHDGERLQPLFALLRPELAARLETDLARGPLAVGRWFRDIGATVVDFSDQPGAFVNLNTPEDLVG; encoded by the coding sequence ATGCATCCGCCACTCGGCCTGGTCCTGGCCGGCGGACAGGGTCGACGCATGGGCGGGCGCAACAAGGGCTGGGTGGAGTACCAGGGCCGCCCACTGGTGGAACAGGTGATCGAACGTCTGCGGCCGCAAGTGGACTCCATCGTGATCAGCGCCAACACCGATATCGACCGCTATCAGGCGCTGGGGTTTCCCTGTCTGCCGGATACGCGCCCCGATTACCCGGGGCCGCTGGCCGGGATCGCCGCGACATGGGCGCACGCCCCCGGCCACACCCTGCTCTGTGTCCCGGTGGATGCCCCGCACCTGCCTCCGAATCTGGCCGCAAGACTGGGCCAGGCGCTGGGCTCCTGCGCCGCCCCGGCCGCGATCGCCCACGACGGCGAACGGCTGCAACCGCTATTCGCGCTGCTCAGACCCGAGCTGGCCGCGCGCCTGGAGACGGATCTCGCACGTGGCCCACTCGCGGTCGGCCGCTGGTTTCGCGACATTGGCGCCACGGTGGTCGACTTCTCCGACCAGCCCGGCGCCTTCGTCAACCTGAACACGCCCGAAGACCTGGTCGGCTGA
- the mobB gene encoding molybdopterin-guanine dinucleotide biosynthesis protein B: protein MNPIPTNLPRIGFAAWSGSGKTTLLKAVIPALRARGQRPAVIKHAHHAFDVDTPGKDSYELRHAGADQMLVASCRRYALMVETPETDDGRVPDLDMLCSRLDPERADLILVEGFKQADLPKIEVHRPSVGKPPLYPEIPGVIAVATDAAELDFDGPLLPINDPDAVARFIIDHFNLNP, encoded by the coding sequence ATGAACCCAATCCCGACCAACCTCCCGCGCATCGGCTTTGCCGCCTGGAGCGGCAGCGGCAAGACCACCCTGCTCAAGGCGGTGATCCCCGCCCTGCGCGCCCGCGGCCAGCGCCCGGCCGTGATCAAGCATGCCCACCATGCCTTCGACGTGGATACCCCCGGCAAGGACAGCTACGAGCTGCGCCATGCCGGTGCGGACCAGATGCTGGTTGCCTCCTGCCGGCGCTATGCGCTGATGGTGGAGACCCCGGAGACCGACGATGGCCGCGTACCGGACCTGGACATGCTCTGCTCGCGCCTGGACCCGGAACGCGCGGACCTGATCCTGGTCGAGGGCTTCAAGCAGGCTGACCTGCCGAAGATCGAGGTCCACCGCCCCTCTGTCGGCAAGCCCCCGCTCTACCCGGAGATCCCCGGCGTGATCGCGGTCGCGACCGATGCCGCCGAGCTGGACTTCGACGGCCCCCTGCTGCCGATCAACGACCCCGATGCGGTCGCGCGTTTTATCATTGACCACTTCAACCTGAACCCCTGA